From the genome of Parazoarcus communis, one region includes:
- a CDS encoding DegT/DnrJ/EryC1/StrS family aminotransferase, producing the protein MTTPFFDMQAITTPIESELRDAFERVLSRHHFILGDELMAFEQEFARYCGVEHCVGVGNGLEALYLTLQAMGIGAGDEVIVPAHTFIATWLAVTWSGARPVPVESCPSGFNIDPERIVEAITPRTKAIIAVHLYGEPADMAAVCSIAAQHGLQVIEDAAQAHGARYHNRPVGSLGDAAAFSFYPTKNLGAMGDGGAICTNSAALASRLRSLRNYGSQTRYQHDEAGYNSRLDELQAAFLRVRLRRLDEDNRARQSVAQAYIQALSALTHITVPQTPDWATPVWHLFVIRCTRRDALMKALKTAGIDTLIHYPVPPHRQGAYSGENWPDLSMTEQLSSEVLSLPMWPGLDPAPVIAAVLHADQGLAS; encoded by the coding sequence ATGACGACACCTTTCTTCGACATGCAGGCGATCACCACCCCGATCGAATCCGAGTTGAGGGATGCCTTCGAGCGGGTTCTCAGCAGACATCACTTCATCCTGGGTGACGAGCTCATGGCCTTCGAACAGGAGTTCGCCCGCTACTGCGGCGTCGAACACTGCGTGGGCGTCGGCAATGGGCTCGAAGCGCTGTACCTGACACTGCAGGCCATGGGTATTGGCGCTGGGGATGAAGTCATCGTTCCGGCCCATACTTTCATCGCCACCTGGCTCGCCGTCACCTGGAGCGGCGCCCGGCCCGTACCGGTCGAATCCTGTCCATCCGGCTTCAACATCGATCCTGAACGCATTGTCGAAGCGATCACCCCCCGCACAAAAGCCATCATCGCCGTGCACCTTTATGGTGAGCCCGCCGATATGGCCGCGGTATGCAGCATCGCGGCACAGCATGGTTTGCAGGTGATCGAAGATGCTGCGCAAGCGCATGGCGCGCGCTACCACAACCGCCCCGTAGGCAGCCTCGGTGACGCGGCCGCCTTCAGTTTCTACCCGACCAAGAACCTGGGTGCGATGGGCGACGGTGGCGCCATCTGTACGAATAGCGCAGCCCTGGCTTCGCGCCTGCGCTCACTGCGCAACTATGGATCGCAGACCCGGTATCAGCATGACGAAGCTGGCTACAACTCCCGCCTCGATGAGCTTCAGGCCGCCTTTCTGCGTGTCAGGCTACGACGCCTCGATGAAGACAATCGCGCGCGCCAGTCAGTCGCCCAAGCCTACATTCAGGCATTGTCAGCGCTGACGCATATCACCGTGCCGCAGACGCCCGACTGGGCCACGCCCGTATGGCATCTTTTCGTCATTCGCTGCACACGGCGCGACGCGCTGATGAAGGCCCTGAAAACAGCGGGCATCGACACCCTGATCCACTACCCCGTCCCCCCCCATCGGCAGGGTGCCTATTCCGGCGAGAACTGGCCCGATCTGTCGATGACGGAACAGCTCTCGTCAGAAGTACTGAGTCTGCCGATGTGGCCTGGACTCGACCCTGCGCCTGTCATCGCGGCAGTGCTGCACGCAGATCAGGGGCTGGCCTCATGA
- a CDS encoding ATP-grasp domain-containing protein, producing MKAPPWNVLVFPAGTEVGLEIFRSLEHCKEVRLFGASAAVVNHGPCVFARYRELPSIDHADALDALKALIEAWEIDFIFPANPLVMDFLDEHRSEIPCAVVMPASATFNIVRSKSASYKHLAQQLPVPELHDAERIDRFPVYLKPDRLYGSQGGQRLDSRHALAAAGSLEGMLLCEYLPGDEYTVDCFSSSTGQLLFAGPRTRERIRMGTSMHSREPDSETHAALLAHAQQIHDALDLTGPWFFQMKRDAQGTLKLLEIDPRIAGTMAFHRVQGINFPLLGLLDKAGMSVRILRNPYRQYSIDRALTNRYRLDLRYSTVYVDWDDTLVIKEALNTQMLQFLYQCINQGKRIVLLSKSLAADKEALLARWRLQSLFDEIHWLREDESKSDYIYETNAIFIDDSFTQREEVSTRLGILTFDPSMVEILLDDRGH from the coding sequence ATGAAAGCGCCGCCGTGGAATGTTCTCGTGTTTCCGGCCGGGACGGAGGTCGGCCTGGAAATATTCCGATCACTCGAGCACTGCAAGGAGGTGCGGCTGTTCGGTGCCTCTGCAGCCGTGGTCAACCACGGACCTTGCGTCTTTGCGCGCTATCGCGAACTGCCATCCATAGACCATGCCGACGCATTGGACGCGCTGAAGGCACTGATCGAAGCGTGGGAAATCGACTTCATTTTCCCGGCAAATCCTCTTGTCATGGACTTTCTCGATGAGCACCGAAGCGAAATTCCGTGTGCTGTCGTGATGCCTGCCAGCGCCACCTTCAATATCGTCCGCTCCAAGTCCGCGAGCTACAAACACCTTGCGCAGCAACTGCCCGTACCTGAATTGCACGACGCGGAGCGCATCGATCGTTTTCCGGTCTATCTGAAGCCAGACCGCCTGTACGGATCGCAAGGTGGCCAGCGACTCGATAGCCGCCACGCACTCGCGGCCGCCGGCAGTCTGGAGGGCATGCTCCTCTGCGAGTACCTGCCGGGCGATGAATACACGGTCGACTGCTTCTCGAGCAGCACCGGGCAATTGCTGTTCGCCGGCCCGCGAACACGCGAGCGTATCCGCATGGGCACCTCGATGCACAGCAGGGAACCGGACAGCGAGACCCATGCAGCGTTACTTGCGCATGCACAGCAGATCCATGATGCACTGGACCTGACCGGTCCGTGGTTCTTCCAGATGAAGCGCGATGCTCAGGGCACGCTGAAACTGCTGGAGATCGATCCGCGTATCGCCGGCACCATGGCGTTTCACCGTGTGCAGGGCATCAACTTTCCGCTTCTGGGACTGCTCGACAAGGCCGGTATGAGCGTGCGCATATTGCGCAACCCGTACCGTCAGTACAGCATCGATCGGGCTCTGACGAATCGCTATCGACTGGACCTGCGCTACAGCACGGTCTATGTGGACTGGGACGACACGCTCGTCATCAAGGAGGCTCTGAACACGCAAATGCTGCAGTTTCTCTATCAATGCATCAACCAGGGAAAGCGCATCGTTCTGCTATCGAAATCACTCGCAGCCGACAAGGAAGCGCTGCTTGCCCGTTGGCGCCTGCAATCGCTCTTTGATGAAATCCACTGGTTGCGTGAAGATGAATCGAAAAGCGATTACATCTACGAAACCAACGCCATTTTCATCGACGACAGTTTCACGCAACGTGAAGAGGTTTCCACGCGTCTGGGCATCCTGACTTTTGACCCCAGCATGGTCGAAATATTGCTGGACGATCGGGGGCACTAG
- a CDS encoding GNAT family N-acetyltransferase, whose amino-acid sequence MIAAAYSAKDRKRWDTFVRNSRNGTLLFDRAYMEYHAERFVDASLIIDEADATLALLPASRHGNTIRSHGGLTYGGFITDGRMRVEKMLRTFDAALAFYASAGITRLEYKAIPHIYHRAPAEEDAYALFRRGAQLLKREPSAALHLIDTGLPGKKRNGAARAAQLGLRFEQVSTADVLMTLINMNLQLRHGVSAVHSAAEMNRLRAAFPRSIEIFHVSDGDGHLVGGAIVYVAGTVAHTQYLVASEAGRASRAMDFLIHALATRYRERCHWLEFGISTEAGGQVLNEGLMSQKEEFGARCVCYDTYLIDL is encoded by the coding sequence GTGATCGCCGCCGCCTATTCGGCAAAAGACCGCAAGCGCTGGGACACCTTTGTGCGCAACAGCCGAAACGGCACGCTGCTGTTTGACCGCGCCTACATGGAATACCACGCGGAGCGCTTTGTCGACGCCTCTCTGATCATCGACGAAGCGGATGCGACGCTGGCCCTTCTGCCCGCCAGTCGCCACGGCAATACGATCCGCTCACATGGCGGACTGACATACGGCGGCTTCATCACCGATGGTCGCATGCGGGTCGAGAAAATGCTCCGCACATTCGATGCCGCACTGGCGTTCTACGCCAGCGCCGGTATCACACGGCTTGAATACAAGGCCATTCCACATATCTACCACCGGGCACCGGCCGAGGAAGATGCCTACGCCCTGTTCCGCCGCGGTGCGCAGCTGCTCAAGCGCGAGCCCTCAGCTGCGCTGCACCTGATCGATACCGGCTTGCCCGGCAAGAAACGCAATGGCGCAGCGCGCGCAGCACAGCTTGGTTTGCGCTTTGAGCAGGTCAGCACGGCCGATGTCCTGATGACGCTGATCAACATGAATCTGCAACTGCGTCATGGCGTGAGTGCCGTTCACAGCGCTGCCGAGATGAATCGCCTGCGCGCGGCCTTCCCCCGCAGCATCGAGATCTTCCACGTCAGCGACGGAGACGGACACCTTGTGGGAGGTGCCATCGTTTATGTCGCGGGGACGGTTGCGCACACCCAATATCTCGTTGCATCCGAGGCCGGTCGCGCAAGCCGCGCAATGGACTTCCTGATTCATGCGCTCGCCACACGCTATCGCGAGCGCTGCCACTGGCTCGAGTTTGGCATCTCGACAGAAGCAGGCGGACAGGTTCTCAACGAAGGGCTGATGAGCCAGAAAGAAGAATTCGGCGCGCGTTGCGTATGCTACGACACCTACCTGATCGATCTTTGA
- a CDS encoding class I SAM-dependent methyltransferase has protein sequence MSPAMNASVDPAQSDSSHGDPAICAYTAHYLRHQGGARYPAEHLVRILMGRHPRLALNQADYRGAPLLEVGCGDGRNLGLFHDLGFRIHATEVSAAICDSTRARLQEAGIPASLDVGTNARLPYPDASFRYLIAWNSCYYLEAGSAFADHVREYARVLTDKGFLILSVPMPTNYIFTDCVAHDDGSTTLTTDAFGVLQGARLQRFSDAQALQQSLEAAFADFSHGEIRADCFGVQNDHFLLVCRKYSPKGSPQSQQDHQTRV, from the coding sequence TTGAGCCCCGCGATGAATGCATCCGTTGATCCAGCGCAATCCGACAGCTCGCACGGCGATCCCGCGATCTGTGCCTACACGGCGCACTATCTTCGCCACCAGGGCGGAGCACGTTATCCGGCCGAACATCTGGTTCGAATACTGATGGGCCGTCATCCGAGACTGGCACTGAATCAAGCGGATTATCGGGGCGCCCCATTGCTGGAGGTCGGCTGTGGCGACGGCAGAAACCTTGGGTTGTTTCATGATCTGGGCTTCAGGATTCACGCCACCGAAGTCAGCGCGGCAATTTGCGACTCAACCCGCGCTCGACTCCAGGAGGCAGGCATTCCGGCAAGCCTCGATGTCGGCACCAACGCGCGCCTGCCCTATCCCGACGCATCGTTTCGTTACCTGATTGCCTGGAACAGCTGTTACTACCTCGAGGCCGGGTCGGCCTTCGCCGACCACGTCAGGGAATATGCACGCGTACTCACGGACAAGGGCTTTCTGATCCTGTCTGTGCCGATGCCCACAAACTACATCTTCACTGACTGCGTTGCCCATGATGATGGCAGCACCACACTGACCACCGATGCTTTCGGCGTACTTCAAGGTGCCCGACTGCAGCGCTTCAGCGATGCCCAGGCCCTGCAGCAAAGTCTTGAAGCAGCATTCGCCGATTTTTCGCACGGAGAAATACGTGCCGATTGCTTCGGTGTTCAGAACGATCACTTCCTGCTCGTGTGCCGAAAATACAGCCCGAAGGGTTCTCCGCAATCACAGCAGGATCATCAGACAAGGGTCTGA
- a CDS encoding class I SAM-dependent methyltransferase, whose translation MRHRSRNHDRCTLLRQTEHIRFTTLASTDLYPRDDQTALDLKKDGHDMNSSPASASSNGIAPRSSTDLDAYSNARHLIEKGDVREGFEVLQALANNGSRCWEVYNDLAAMALSSGDLEVACLLFEHAAAQPEAPLIVTLRQATAEAARNDSNRALEILSPVLRAEGTHAEVLALVREILSAEKQISPVAWARLISDLRAPTPAQREADVRQAQLEEQNNQLTAENRRLTAQIDALREELKLAPLEKWNSADSRAWEGVHALDDHQWLNVLIRSVTVPAYNGFPLPGFPSEDLQVGMVGSSNEAALREGMRFYRAVREHCQRDGVRWDGNGRLLDFGTGWGRYARIFMHDFRPENLVGVDVSEQYVNVCRENFPYARFETVTPLPPTSLEGDGFDLIIAYSVFSHLSAAASDAWIAEFTRILRPGGMIAITTQGRSLLGVCEQMRAEKDFSHPWHRQLANSFVDRTACEAAYDSGEFLHSATGYGVAGSEAFYGESLIPRGYVERHWTHALELTAFIDDRNYLPQALIVLRKPT comes from the coding sequence ATGCGGCATCGCAGTAGAAACCACGATCGATGCACTCTGCTCAGACAAACTGAACACATACGATTCACTACACTTGCAAGTACCGATCTGTATCCGCGCGACGATCAGACCGCTCTGGACCTTAAAAAGGATGGCCACGATATGAACAGCAGCCCGGCAAGCGCTTCCTCTAATGGCATAGCCCCACGCTCATCGACCGATCTCGATGCGTACTCCAACGCCCGGCACTTGATCGAAAAAGGAGACGTACGTGAAGGCTTCGAGGTCTTGCAAGCGCTGGCGAACAATGGCAGCCGCTGTTGGGAGGTGTATAACGATCTGGCTGCCATGGCGCTATCGAGCGGCGATCTTGAAGTCGCATGCCTATTGTTCGAACATGCAGCGGCTCAGCCTGAAGCCCCACTGATCGTGACGCTTCGCCAAGCAACTGCAGAGGCAGCGCGCAATGATTCCAACCGGGCACTTGAGATTCTCAGTCCCGTATTGCGCGCCGAAGGCACCCATGCAGAAGTGCTTGCACTTGTCCGCGAGATTCTGAGTGCCGAAAAGCAGATCTCGCCCGTCGCCTGGGCGCGGCTCATTTCGGATCTGAGAGCACCGACACCCGCCCAACGTGAAGCCGATGTGCGACAGGCTCAGCTTGAAGAACAGAACAACCAGCTCACCGCGGAAAACCGGCGTCTGACGGCGCAAATCGATGCCCTGCGCGAGGAACTCAAGCTTGCCCCACTCGAGAAATGGAACTCCGCAGACTCTCGCGCCTGGGAGGGCGTTCACGCACTGGACGACCATCAGTGGCTCAACGTCCTGATCCGCAGCGTGACCGTTCCCGCCTACAACGGCTTCCCGCTGCCGGGCTTTCCGTCCGAAGACCTGCAGGTCGGCATGGTCGGATCGAGCAACGAAGCAGCGCTCAGGGAGGGCATGCGCTTCTACCGCGCCGTGCGCGAGCATTGTCAGCGCGATGGCGTGCGCTGGGACGGAAACGGGCGGCTACTCGATTTCGGAACGGGATGGGGACGCTACGCCCGGATTTTCATGCACGACTTCCGTCCCGAGAACCTCGTCGGCGTCGACGTGAGCGAGCAATACGTCAACGTGTGTCGTGAAAACTTTCCCTATGCCCGCTTTGAAACGGTGACGCCGCTGCCCCCGACGTCGCTTGAAGGCGACGGATTCGATCTGATCATCGCCTACTCGGTCTTTTCTCATCTCTCGGCGGCCGCTTCGGATGCGTGGATAGCCGAGTTCACCCGCATTCTGCGTCCCGGCGGAATGATTGCGATCACGACGCAGGGACGCTCACTGCTTGGCGTTTGCGAACAGATGCGTGCCGAAAAGGATTTCTCCCACCCATGGCACCGTCAGCTTGCAAATTCGTTTGTCGACCGGACCGCGTGCGAAGCCGCCTACGACAGCGGTGAGTTCCTGCATTCGGCAACCGGCTACGGCGTCGCGGGAAGTGAGGCCTTCTACGGTGAATCACTGATTCCGCGCGGTTATGTCGAACGGCACTGGACGCATGCGCTTGAACTCACGGCCTTCATTGATGACCGCAACTACCTGCCGCAGGCATTGATCGTGCTGCGCAAGCCGACCTGA